The Manihot esculenta cultivar AM560-2 chromosome 1, M.esculenta_v8, whole genome shotgun sequence genome has a window encoding:
- the LOC110615181 gene encoding protein ABIL2 isoform X2, translating into MTATPVSREASDNDEVPMQQNLLFSDSLEDLKNLRTQLYSAAEYFELSYTNDDQKQIVVETLKDYAIKAIVNTVDHLGSVTYKVHDLVDEKVDEVSGTEFQVSCIEQRVRTCQEYIDHEGLTQQSLVINAPKYHKRYILPVGKTMHGAIHPKSEYLGFSLDNEEVWRQFRNAARATIPEAPTSSVRKGRSPSPTRRPQQPSVTSSFTPTMPQKELEKRTVSPHRFPLFRSGSMSSRPTTPNRSRPTTPSSAGAARQQFPSEPRKSASMRIRTEKENSKDIEQYPSKSKRLLKALLSRRKSKKDDTLYTYLDEY; encoded by the exons ATGACTGCAACTCCTGTCTCCAGGGAGGCATCAGATAATGATGAGGTTCCTATGCAACAGAATCTGCTCTTCTCTGATAGTCTTGAG GATTTGAAGAATTTGAGAACACAGTTGTACTCAGCAGCCGAGTATTTTGAACTATCCTACACAAATGATGACCAAAAACAGAT AGTGGTGGAAACATTAAAAGATTACGCCATTAAAGCTATTGTGAATACGGTGGACCATTTGGGTTCTGTGACATATAAGGTTCATGATCTGGTGGATGAGAAGGTTGATGAAGTTTCTGGAACAGAGTTCCAAGTCTCTTGCATTGAGCAG AGGGTGCGGACATGCCAAGAATATATTGATCATGAGGGTCTCACCCAACAGTCACTCGTAATAAATGCTCCAAAGTACCATAAGCGGTACATCTTGCCAG TTGGGAAGACAATGCATGGAGCCATCCACCCGAAATCAGAATATCTGGGATTCAGCCTAGACAATGAAGAAGTTTGGCGTCAATTCCGGAATG CTGCTCGAGCAACTATCCCGGAAGCCCCAACATCTTCAGTCAG AAAAGGGCGTTCTCCTTCACCTACCCGACGACCTCAGCAGCCGTCTGTAACCTCTTCCTTTACACCTACCATGCCCCAAAAAGAATTGG AGAAGCGCACGGTTTCACCACATCGTTTTCCATTATTCCGCTCGGGGTCTATGTCAAGTAGGCCAACAACCCCTAACAGGAGCAGACCTACCACTCCAAGTTCAGCAGGTGCTGCGAGACAACAG TTCCCTTCCGAGCCTCGAAAATCAGCTTCGATGCGTATCCGAACTGAAAAGGAAAATTCCAAAGACATTGAGCAATATCCGAGCAAAAGTAAACGCCTTCTCAAGGCACTGCTTAGTCGACGCAAATCTAAGAAAGACGATACGCTATATACTTACTTGGATGAATACTGA
- the LOC110615181 gene encoding protein ABIL2 isoform X1 has product MTATPVSREASDNDEVPMQQNLLFSDSLEDLKNLRTQLYSAAEYFELSYTNDDQKQIVVETLKDYAIKAIVNTVDHLGSVTYKVHDLVDEKVDEVSGTEFQVSCIEQRVRTCQEYIDHEGLTQQSLVINAPKYHKRYILPVGKTMHGAIHPKSEYLGFSLDNEEVWRQFRNAARATIPEAPTSSVRKGRSPSPTRRPQQPSVTSSFTPTMPQKELGLCTQKRTVSPHRFPLFRSGSMSSRPTTPNRSRPTTPSSAGAARQQFPSEPRKSASMRIRTEKENSKDIEQYPSKSKRLLKALLSRRKSKKDDTLYTYLDEY; this is encoded by the exons ATGACTGCAACTCCTGTCTCCAGGGAGGCATCAGATAATGATGAGGTTCCTATGCAACAGAATCTGCTCTTCTCTGATAGTCTTGAG GATTTGAAGAATTTGAGAACACAGTTGTACTCAGCAGCCGAGTATTTTGAACTATCCTACACAAATGATGACCAAAAACAGAT AGTGGTGGAAACATTAAAAGATTACGCCATTAAAGCTATTGTGAATACGGTGGACCATTTGGGTTCTGTGACATATAAGGTTCATGATCTGGTGGATGAGAAGGTTGATGAAGTTTCTGGAACAGAGTTCCAAGTCTCTTGCATTGAGCAG AGGGTGCGGACATGCCAAGAATATATTGATCATGAGGGTCTCACCCAACAGTCACTCGTAATAAATGCTCCAAAGTACCATAAGCGGTACATCTTGCCAG TTGGGAAGACAATGCATGGAGCCATCCACCCGAAATCAGAATATCTGGGATTCAGCCTAGACAATGAAGAAGTTTGGCGTCAATTCCGGAATG CTGCTCGAGCAACTATCCCGGAAGCCCCAACATCTTCAGTCAG AAAAGGGCGTTCTCCTTCACCTACCCGACGACCTCAGCAGCCGTCTGTAACCTCTTCCTTTACACCTACCATGCCCCAAAAAGAATTGGGTTTGTGTACAC AGAAGCGCACGGTTTCACCACATCGTTTTCCATTATTCCGCTCGGGGTCTATGTCAAGTAGGCCAACAACCCCTAACAGGAGCAGACCTACCACTCCAAGTTCAGCAGGTGCTGCGAGACAACAG TTCCCTTCCGAGCCTCGAAAATCAGCTTCGATGCGTATCCGAACTGAAAAGGAAAATTCCAAAGACATTGAGCAATATCCGAGCAAAAGTAAACGCCTTCTCAAGGCACTGCTTAGTCGACGCAAATCTAAGAAAGACGATACGCTATATACTTACTTGGATGAATACTGA
- the LOC110602515 gene encoding interaptin, translating to MDEEGVSGSYLIVSEGKSDSFYPIYFGVSCAFFALKVLSRPEKEEERWSELCDKMLQGSAQLLGLLVWRIQREGANSEQYKLLHKLETAEKEIKELKQMRREDAKANEKVVGIFASQEQRWLIERKNLRQHGGALMNELRVLQKRKEEAISEINDKLKEMEILVQAKDKALEEEEHKRKELEKKLRKAEDVLEELRETAKREAQEYSTDLWKHKTAFLELVSNQRQLEAELGRALRQLEAKRQEIALVLEQKEESVLLTQKLSMEVVKMRRDLEQKDKILSAMLRKSKMDTAEKQMLLKEVKLSKTKRKQAELETERWRVASESKHERHSLRSMFARQANSRLDDPSIARGTSQIGKVRTQPAEYVLEYENPEFGKDAEVFANLPESYSEVNDELAIMADIKRLEGWVHSEAEKYASTIENRHHLEIDAFAEQMRLKDEKLEAFRWQMLSMEIESKRLQSHVEGLSQDLSQLRHENMKLEELLLERQEELKALKEQFMVQTKLHISQKTDFESSLSDPTSAHDAFSVNIVKTESTERDQETKADLIVTSQEKEAEKGEITPNNQSKNVIFIVQSPEKEFEEEKDVSNEAPVEDKSASPVVVDTTKSPLPSQPLIKLNNSPGRMDLQALGVSYKIKRLKQQLVMLERLTGKQQIGEDTKSKDGTQNGIKGFPLLMSLLNKQISRYQSLQGRTDELCKRMHDNDVDKSGDSSLLRTKGETKTLEHFLEETFQLQRYMVATGQKLIEVQSKIASGFACVSEELDKSITFDMKRFTESIRTLFQEVQRGLEVRIARIIGDLEGTLACEGMIRMQS from the exons ATGGATGAAGAGGGGGTTTCTGGATCATATTTAATTGTCTCAGAAGGGAAGAGTGATAGCTTCTATCCAATTTATTTTGGAGTTTCTTGTGCTTTTTTCGCTCTCAAGGTTTTATCAAGACctgagaaggaagaagaaagatggTCTGAGTTATGTGATAAAATGCTTCAAGGAAGTGCCCAACTCTTGGGATTGCTTGTGTGGAGAATCCAGAGAGAAGGAGCAAATAGTGAGCAGTATAAGCTTCTTCATAAGCTTGAGACTGCAGAGAAAGAGATCAAAGAGCTTAAGCAAATGAGGCGTGAGGATGCAAAGGCAAATGAGAAAGTCGTTGGCATCTTTGCATCACAAGAGCAGAGATGGTTGATTGAAAGGAAGAATCTCAGGCAGCATGGTGGAGCTCTTATGAACGAATTGAGGGTTcttcaaaaaaggaaagaagaagcTATTTCTGAAATAaatgataaactgaaagagatgGAGATTTTGGTGCAGGCTAAGGATAAGGCATTAGAGGAAGAGGAGCATAAGAGGAAGGAATTAGAAAAAAAGTTGAGAAAGGCTGAAGATGTTTTAgaagagttgagagaaactgcAAAGCGAGAAGCTCAAGAGTATTCTACTGATCTTTGGAAACATAAGACTGCTTTTCTTGAGCTGGTATCTAACCAGAGACAGCTCGAAGCAGAGCTGGGTAGGGCACTTAGGCAACTTGAAGCTAAAAGGCAAGAGATTGCTTTGGTCTTAGAGCAGAAAGAGGAGTCAGTTCTGTTGACCCAAAAACTTTCCATGGAAGTTGTAAAGATGCGGAGAGATTTGGAACAGAAAGATAAGATCTTGTCTGCAATGCTGAGGAAATCCAAAATGGATACAGCTGAGAAGCAAATGCTCCTAAAGGAGGTTAAACTATCCAAGACAAAGAGGAAGCAAGCTGAACTAGAAACAGAAAGGTGGAGAGTAGCATCTGAGTCTAAACATGAGAGGCATTCATTGAGAAGTATGTTTGCTCGCCAAGCCAATTCAAGACTAGATGATCCTTCAATTGCAAGAGGGACATCACAAATTGGGAAAGTGAGAACTCAGCCTGCTGAGTATGTCCTCGAGTACGAGAATCCTGAGTTTGGAAAGGATGCAGAAGTTTTTGCTAATCTTCCTGAGAGCTACTCAGAAGTAAATGATGAACTAG CAATTATGGCTGACATCAAGCGGTTGGAAGGTTGGGTTCACTCAGAAGCGGAAAAGTATGCATCCACAATTGAGAACAGGCATCATCTAGAAATAGATGCTTTTGCAGAACAGATGCGACTCAAGGATGAGAAATTAGAAGCTTTTCGTTGGCAAATGCTAAGCATGGAAATAGAATCAAAGCGACTGCAGTCTCATGTGGAAGGACTGAGCCAGGATTTGTCACAGCTCAGGCATGAGAACATGAAATTGGAAGAGTTGTTATTAGAAAGGCAAGAAGAACTAAAAGCCTTAAAAGAGCAATTCATGGTGCAAACAAAACTTCATATTAGCCAGAAGACGGACTTCGAATCATCTCTATCTGATCCAACATCAGCCCATGATGCCTTCAGTGTTAATATTGTAAAGACAGAATCTACCGAGAGGGATCAAGAGACAAAAGCAGATTTAATCGTAACTTCTCAAGAAAAAGAAGCAGAGAAAGGAGAAATAACCCCCAATAACCAGTccaaaaatgttattttcatTGTTCAATCTCCTGAAAAGGAGTTTGAAGAAGAGAAGGATGTATCTAATGAGGCTCCAGTGGAGGACAAAAGTGCGAGTCCAGTGGTCGTTGATACTACAAAGTCACCTTTGCCTAGCCAGCCATTGATAAAGTTAAATAACTCACCAGGGAGGATGGATCTTCAAGCCCTTGGAGTTTCTTACAAGATCAAGAGGCTGAAGCAGCAACTTGTAATGCTTGAGAGACTGACAGGAAAGCAACAAATTGGAGAAGATACAAAAAGCAAAGATGGTACTCAGAATGGGATAAAAGGCTTCCCATTGTTGATGTCTTTGCTTAATAAACAAATCAGCAGGTATCAATCCCTGCAAGGCAGGACTGATGAACTTTGCAAGAGGATG CATGATAATGATGTAGACAAAAGTGGAGATTCCAGTTTATTAAGAACAAAGGGAGAAACTAAAACATTAGAGCATTTTCTTGAAGAAACATTTCAGCTTCAGAGATATATGGTTGCAACAGGACAAAAGTTGATTGAAGTTCAGTCCAAGATTGCTTCTGGCTTTGCCTGTGTCTCTGAGGAGCTTGACAAGTCTATTACCTTTGACATGAAGCGTTTTACTGAAAGCATAAGAACTCTGTTTCAGGAAGTTCAAAGAGGTCTTGAAGTTCGAATTGCTCGAATTATAGGAGATCTTGAGGGAACGCTGGCTTGTGAAGGGATGATACGAATGCAGAGTTAG
- the LOC110618655 gene encoding sm-like protein LSM8, translated as MSTGPGLESLVDQTISVITNDGRNIVGILKGFDQATNIILDESHERVYSTKEGVQQLVLGLYIIRGDNISIVGELDEELDSHLDLLNLRAHPLKPVIH; from the exons ATGTCTACTGGCCCTGGACTTGAGTCTCTTGTAGATC AAACAATTTCAGTTATAACCAATGATGGCCGCAACATAGTG GGGATCTTGAAAGGCTTCGACCAGGCCACAAATATCATCCTAGATGAATCTCATGAACGAGTTTATTCTACTAAG GAAGGCGTTCAACAACTTGTCCTGGGTTTGTACATAATAAGGGGTGACAACAT AAGCATTGTTGGGGAACTGGATGAAGAGCTTGATTCACACCTTGATTTATTAAACCTAAGAGCTCATCCTCTCAAGCCAGTCATTCATTGA
- the LOC110621831 gene encoding uncharacterized protein At4g00950 produces the protein MGSEPTPTPKLSLLSLPSKPQESPAGMLTPPIHTLASVPFQWEEAPGKPRPLATNQVHPKSKTARCLELPPRMLCEARVNNVPSPATVSDVPDLGAQHQSLPRSRSLSFGKGMSLFSRFENLGRRDNKGGAISGSSRWGSFRRNKQVVEGSVDISTSPVVDRGCGGGGEGVSTKVKITRIRRKSSFLSFSSTRTHLWTNIYESFKQVGLWKRRQQKN, from the exons ATGGGCTCTGAACCAACTCCTACACCTAAGCTCTCATTGCTTTCCCTTCCAAGCAAGCCACAAGAGTCACCTGCAGGGATGTTGACCCCACCAATCCATACCTTAGCTTCAGTTCCATTCCAGTGGGAAGAAGCACCAGGCAAGCCCAGACCCTTGGCCACTAACCAGGTGCATCCCAAGTCCAAGACTGCAAGGTGCTTGGAATTGCCTCCGAGGATGTTATGTGAAGCCAGAGTCAATAACGTGCCCTCACCTGCTACTGTCTCTGATGTACCTGATTTGGGTGCTCAACATCAGTCCCTTCCTCGCTCTAGGTCTTTGTCGTTTGGGAAAGGAATGTCGTTGTTCAGTAGATTTGAGAACTTGGGCAGAAGAGACAATAAAGGGGGAGCCATATCTGGGTCTAGCCGTTGGGGAAGTTTCAGAAGGAACAAACAGGTTGTTGAGGGTAGTGTTGATATTTCAACATCTCCGGTTGTTGATCGCGgctgtggtggtggtggtgaaggTGTTAGTACAAAGGTGAAGATCACAAGGATTAGAAGGAAATCAAGCTTCTTGAGTTTCTCTTCTACAAGAACACATTTGTGG ACAAACATCTATGAAAGTTTTAAGCAGGTGGGACTTTGGAAACGTAGGCAGCAGAAAAATTGA
- the LOC110610521 gene encoding LOW QUALITY PROTEIN: mitogen-activated protein kinase kinase kinase 20 (The sequence of the model RefSeq protein was modified relative to this genomic sequence to represent the inferred CDS: inserted 1 base in 1 codon; substituted 1 base at 1 genomic stop codon), which translates to MPTTLEASHGVSWIRICLLGEGGFGSVFFAKTRSTIDQETQFPSKMAVKSAVMDQLSSLKHEKRVLCHLGPSPCVVQCYGDEVTYMANGVSIYXLLEYCCGLSLGRQIKLSGFGLAESDIKYYSRDIFRGLKHIHCGGYIHCDIKPDNILPVPGSGERKXTFVAKIADWGCHITNLESFCSVNNDICILCILDHIY; encoded by the exons ATGCCTACTACTTTAGAAGCCTCTCATGGAGTTTCATGGATTAGAATCTGCTTGCTTGGTGAAGGAGGCTTCGGTTCTGTCTTTTTTGCTAAAACAAGATCAACCATCGATCAAGAAACTCAGTTCCCTTCTAAGATGGCTGTAAAATCTGCAGTTATGGATCAATTGtcttcattaaaacatgagaAACGAGTCCTCTGTCATCTTGGTCCCAGTCCTTGCGTGGTTCAATGTTACGGCGATGAAGTTACGTACATGGCCAATGGGGTGAGCATAT TACTCTTGGAGTACTGTTGTGGGCTTAGTTTAGGACGGCAAATAAAATTATCTGGTTTTGGGTTGGCCGAGTCTGATATTAAGTATTATTCAAGAGACATTTTCCGAGGGTTGAAGCACATTCACTGTGGTGGTTACATCCATTGCGATATCAAGCCGGATAACATTTTGCCGGTGCCTGGCAGCGGAGAAAGGAAATGAACTTTTGTAGCAAAAATTGCAGACTGGGGTTGCCACATAACTAATCTAGAATCTTTCTGCTCAGTGAACAACGATATTTGTATTCTGTGTATATTGGATCATATTTATTAA
- the LOC110610526 gene encoding protein RKD4 has protein sequence MSRLEEFLTLESLLEIDFVSLSSYASFFASAIGVADDLAGTKDNERKRSAPLELEEIRKHFDVPITKEAKEMKVGLTILKKRSRELKIMRWPHRKIRSLKSLINNIKEMGLTNEIMMLEEHQRLLEKKPDMEFSETTKKLRQAIFKANYKKKRCLVAHHI, from the exons ATGTCAAg GCTTGAGGAATTTCTGACATTAGAGAGCTTATTGGAGATTGATTTTGTGTCTTTATCATCATACG CTTCTTTCTTTGCTTCTGCTATAGGCGTTGCTGATGACTTAGCAGGGACAAAGGACAATGAAAGGAAGAGGTCTGCTCCACTAGAATTGGAAGAGATTCGAAAGCATTTTGATGTGCCCATTACAAAAGAAGCAAAGGAGATGAAAGTGGGATTGACGATTTTGAAGAAGAGGAGTAGAGAGCTCAAAATAATGAGATGGCCACACAGGAAAATCAGAAGCTTGAAGTCTCTTATCAACAATATCAAG GAGATGGGCTTGACTAATGAGATAATGATGCTAGAGGAGCATCAAAGGCTTCTAGAGAAAAAGCCAGATATGGAGTTCAGTGAAACTACTAAGAAGCTTAGACAAGCGATTTTCAAAGCAAATTACAAGAAGAAAAGGTGCCTGGTAGCTCACCATATTTGA